A window of Pseudomonas mucidolens contains these coding sequences:
- a CDS encoding co-chaperone GroES, whose protein sequence is MKLRPLHDRVVIRRSEEEKKTAGGIVLPGSAAEKANHGEVIAVGTGKVLDNGEVRALAVKVGDKVVFGPYSGSNTVKVDGEDLLVMSENEILAVLEG, encoded by the coding sequence ATGAAGCTTCGTCCTCTACATGACCGCGTCGTCATCCGTCGCAGCGAAGAAGAAAAGAAAACCGCCGGCGGTATCGTTCTGCCAGGTTCGGCTGCTGAAAAAGCCAACCACGGCGAAGTGATCGCTGTCGGTACCGGTAAAGTGCTGGACAACGGCGAAGTACGTGCGCTGGCCGTGAAAGTGGGTGACAAGGTTGTATTTGGCCCTTACTCCGGCAGCAACACTGTGAAAGTCGACGGCGAAGACCTGCTGGTAATGAGCGAGAACGAAATTCTCGCTGTTCTGGAAGGCTGA
- the groL gene encoding chaperonin GroEL (60 kDa chaperone family; promotes refolding of misfolded polypeptides especially under stressful conditions; forms two stacked rings of heptamers to form a barrel-shaped 14mer; ends can be capped by GroES; misfolded proteins enter the barrel where they are refolded when GroES binds): MAAKEVKFGDSARKKMLTGVNILADAVKATLGPKGRNVVIEKSFGAPTITKDGVSVAKEIELDDRFENMGAQLVKDVASRANDDAGDGTTTATVLAQSIVNEGLKAVAAGMNPMDIKRGIDKATIAIVKELKNLSKPCADTKAIAQVGTISANSDSSIGDIIAEAMEKVGKEGVITVEEGSGLENELSVVEGMQFDRGYLSPYFVNKPETMVAELDSPLILLVDKKISNIREMLPVLEAVAKAGRPLLIVSEDVEGEALATLVVNNMRGIVKVAAVKAPGFGDRRKAMLQDIAVLTGGTVISEEIGLSLESATLENLGSAKRVTISKENTIIVDGAGVQGDIESRIAQIRAQVAETSSDYDREKLQERLAKLSGGVAVIKVGAGSEVEMKEKKARVEDALHATRAAVEEGVVPGGGVALIRALEAIVDLKGENADQDVGIAVLRRAVEAPLRQISANSGDEPSVVVNEVKNGKGNYGYNAATGVYGDMIEMGILDPTKVTRSALQAASSIGGLILTTEAAIAEAPKKEGSAGGGMPDMGGMGGMGGMM; this comes from the coding sequence ATGGCTGCTAAAGAAGTTAAATTCGGCGATTCCGCCCGCAAGAAAATGCTCACCGGTGTCAACATTCTGGCTGATGCAGTAAAAGCGACCCTGGGCCCGAAAGGCCGTAACGTAGTGATCGAGAAGAGCTTCGGCGCTCCGACCATCACCAAGGACGGCGTTTCCGTCGCTAAAGAAATCGAACTCGACGACCGTTTCGAGAACATGGGCGCGCAGCTGGTCAAAGACGTTGCCTCCCGTGCCAACGATGACGCAGGCGACGGCACCACCACCGCGACCGTCCTGGCTCAGTCGATCGTCAACGAAGGCCTGAAAGCCGTCGCTGCCGGTATGAACCCGATGGACATCAAGCGCGGTATCGACAAGGCGACCATCGCCATCGTCAAAGAGCTGAAGAACCTGTCCAAGCCATGCGCCGACACCAAGGCCATCGCTCAGGTCGGCACCATCTCCGCCAACTCCGACAGCTCCATCGGCGACATCATTGCCGAAGCCATGGAAAAGGTCGGTAAAGAAGGCGTGATCACCGTTGAAGAAGGCTCGGGCCTGGAAAACGAACTGTCGGTTGTAGAAGGCATGCAGTTCGACCGTGGCTACCTGTCCCCGTACTTCGTCAACAAGCCGGAAACCATGGTTGCCGAACTCGACAGCCCGCTGATCCTGCTGGTCGACAAAAAGATCTCGAACATCCGCGAGATGCTGCCAGTACTGGAAGCCGTGGCCAAGGCCGGTCGCCCACTGCTGATCGTGTCCGAAGACGTTGAAGGCGAAGCCCTGGCGACTCTGGTCGTGAACAACATGCGCGGCATCGTTAAGGTCGCAGCCGTCAAGGCTCCGGGCTTCGGCGACCGTCGCAAGGCCATGCTGCAGGACATCGCTGTCCTGACCGGCGGTACCGTGATTTCCGAAGAGATCGGTCTGAGCCTGGAAAGCGCTACCCTGGAAAACCTGGGTAGCGCCAAGCGCGTGACCATCTCCAAGGAAAACACCATCATCGTTGACGGTGCTGGCGTACAAGGCGACATCGAAAGCCGTATCGCTCAGATCCGTGCCCAGGTTGCCGAAACTTCCTCGGACTACGACCGTGAAAAACTGCAAGAGCGTCTGGCCAAGCTGTCGGGCGGCGTAGCGGTGATCAAGGTTGGCGCTGGTTCCGAAGTTGAAATGAAAGAGAAGAAAGCCCGCGTTGAAGACGCCCTGCACGCAACCCGCGCAGCCGTCGAAGAAGGCGTGGTACCTGGCGGTGGCGTGGCGCTGATTCGTGCCCTGGAAGCCATTGTCGACCTGAAAGGCGAAAACGCTGACCAGGACGTGGGTATCGCGGTTCTGCGTCGTGCCGTTGAAGCGCCACTGCGTCAAATCTCCGCCAACAGCGGCGACGAGCCAAGCGTTGTGGTCAACGAAGTCAAGAACGGCAAAGGTAACTACGGTTACAACGCTGCGACTGGCGTGTACGGCGACATGATCGAAATGGGCATCCTGGACCCAACCAAGGTGACTCGTTCGGCTCTGCAAGCGGCATCTTCCATCGGCGGTCTGATCCTGACCACCGAGGCTGCCATTGCCGAAGCACCGAAGAAAGAAGGCTCGGCTGGCGGCGGTATGCCAGACATGGGCGGCATGGGTGGCATGGGCGGCATGATGTAA
- a CDS encoding class I SAM-dependent methyltransferase, with amino-acid sequence MATPIKLEFSEKYDDEHAQSYLLKHQDNLARRLSHKRDEQLARGALAMAGEPGLVLDLPCGAGRFWPLLAEKPNRVIIGADNSESMLKVATVAQPAEVVKRVRPLQTSAFDIDLPDNAVDSIFCMRLMHHIGDPAHRLAILREFQRVTRDSVIISLWVDGNFKAWKRKRSEVRRRTKGKQEGYQNRFVLPAATVEAEFEQAGFRVQEYLDFIPLYAMWRVYVLRKR; translated from the coding sequence ATGGCTACCCCGATCAAGCTCGAATTTTCCGAAAAGTACGACGACGAGCATGCGCAGAGTTATTTGCTCAAGCATCAGGACAATCTGGCGCGTCGGTTGTCCCACAAACGTGATGAACAATTGGCCCGAGGTGCGCTGGCCATGGCCGGCGAGCCCGGTCTGGTGCTGGATCTACCTTGTGGTGCGGGGCGTTTCTGGCCGTTGCTGGCAGAGAAACCCAACCGCGTGATTATCGGTGCCGACAATTCCGAGTCGATGCTCAAGGTTGCCACGGTGGCTCAGCCGGCCGAAGTGGTGAAACGGGTACGACCTTTGCAGACGTCGGCCTTTGATATCGATTTGCCAGATAATGCTGTCGACAGCATCTTCTGCATGCGCCTTATGCACCATATCGGTGATCCTGCGCACAGGCTGGCGATATTGCGTGAGTTTCAGCGGGTTACGCGCGATAGCGTGATCATTTCGTTGTGGGTGGATGGCAATTTCAAGGCCTGGAAACGCAAGCGTTCCGAAGTAAGACGTCGCACCAAGGGCAAGCAAGAAGGTTACCAAAATCGGTTTGTGTTACCGGCCGCTACTGTCGAGGCAGAATTTGAGCAGGCCGGTTTCCGTGTTCAGGAATACCTGGATTTCATACCGCTGTACGCCATGTGGCGAGTGTATGTATTGCGTAAGAGGTAA
- a CDS encoding sensor histidine kinase — protein sequence MEFKQSLAQRIIIAFALMSALVAGAFAMGIVATVHLVEEKLISAGLGGDLQRLLLMDSVEDWRHRPEPDQLFYFSGGHGDFELPKDLRHLDSGFHEVFREQLSYHAIVEIVDGRRYVLLQDQSDFEERERVLFAVVLVGFVLSLALAVFLGWVLARKVMAPVVRLARQVRHRDQLLGLAPPLAPDYAADEVGELAVAFDATLGRLRQALNRERLFTSDVSHELRTPLMVLASSCELLLENPAIDSRGRKQVERIARACEEMRELVQTFLMLARAQHDDTTMSPQVDLAQVAEDLLGIWRDPIERKGIELFYRPGNPLDTRYNATFVHAVMGNLLRNALHYTEQGFIRLTLEPSGFVVEDTGVGIPEDKREAMFEPFVRGNEKRGDGLGLGLSLVQRICENQGWVVSLTPMEPHGCRFHVELSQVKS from the coding sequence ATGGAGTTTAAGCAAAGCCTTGCCCAGCGGATCATCATCGCCTTTGCGCTGATGAGCGCGCTGGTGGCGGGGGCGTTTGCCATGGGTATCGTCGCCACTGTGCATCTGGTGGAAGAGAAACTTATCTCGGCCGGCCTGGGCGGCGACCTGCAACGATTGCTGTTGATGGACAGCGTCGAGGATTGGCGCCACCGGCCCGAGCCCGACCAATTGTTCTACTTCAGTGGCGGGCACGGGGATTTTGAGTTGCCCAAGGATTTGCGGCACTTGGATTCGGGCTTTCACGAAGTCTTTCGCGAGCAGCTTTCTTACCACGCGATAGTCGAGATTGTGGACGGTCGACGGTATGTCCTGCTGCAAGACCAGAGCGATTTCGAAGAGCGTGAACGGGTACTGTTTGCGGTGGTGCTGGTGGGTTTTGTCCTGAGTCTGGCGCTGGCGGTGTTCCTCGGCTGGGTCCTGGCCCGCAAAGTGATGGCGCCGGTGGTACGCCTGGCCCGCCAGGTTCGTCATCGCGATCAATTGCTCGGCCTGGCCCCACCGTTGGCCCCCGACTACGCGGCCGACGAGGTCGGCGAGTTGGCGGTGGCGTTCGACGCGACCTTGGGCCGTCTGCGCCAGGCCCTCAACCGCGAACGTTTGTTCACCAGCGATGTAAGCCATGAACTGCGCACGCCATTGATGGTGCTGGCCAGCTCCTGCGAATTGCTGCTGGAAAATCCGGCCATCGACTCCCGCGGGCGCAAGCAAGTCGAGCGTATCGCCCGGGCCTGCGAAGAAATGCGCGAACTGGTGCAAACGTTCCTGATGCTGGCTCGCGCGCAACACGACGACACCACGATGTCGCCGCAAGTCGACCTGGCACAAGTGGCTGAGGACTTGCTGGGTATCTGGCGTGATCCGATCGAGCGCAAAGGTATCGAGCTGTTCTACCGGCCGGGCAATCCATTGGATACCCGCTATAACGCCACCTTTGTGCATGCGGTAATGGGCAATCTGCTGCGCAACGCTTTGCATTACACCGAACAAGGATTTATCCGCCTGACTCTGGAACCCAGCGGTTTTGTGGTGGAAGACACAGGCGTGGGGATTCCTGAAGACAAGCGCGAAGCCATGTTCGAACCTTTCGTGCGCGGTAACGAAAAACGTGGCGACGGCCTAGGCCTGGGGTTGTCACTGGTGCAACGAATCTGCGAGAACCAGGGTTGGGTGGTCAGTCTCACTCCGATGGAACCCCATGGCTGCCGGTTCCATGTGGAGTTGAGCCAGGTCAAGTCCTGA
- a CDS encoding lipopolysaccharide kinase InaA family protein: MAVECVVGSEVAPEERFDYFWRQKGEWVEEPNRRRGGESGVQRVIGANGCLLYCKRQTGHIYRSWLHPFGRPTVLRERDALMSLHQLNVRVPELVFCEARRDPEHQWKALLVTASLDGFDEIENWYAAGGREQYGEEVHERLLQELAQTLARMHKGRWQHGCLYIKHIFVRVSGEGDAVTVEVALLDFEKCRLRLTARQAASHDMLQLRRHSSWNASDWQKLSYFYETAFGSAIKGLS; this comes from the coding sequence ATGGCAGTTGAGTGCGTGGTAGGTAGTGAGGTAGCTCCCGAGGAGCGATTTGATTATTTCTGGCGCCAGAAGGGCGAGTGGGTCGAGGAACCCAATCGTCGCCGAGGCGGTGAAAGTGGCGTGCAGCGCGTGATCGGTGCCAATGGATGCTTGCTCTATTGCAAACGCCAGACCGGCCACATCTACCGCAGTTGGCTGCACCCTTTTGGTCGTCCTACCGTACTGCGTGAGCGTGATGCGCTGATGAGCCTGCACCAATTGAATGTGCGTGTGCCGGAACTGGTGTTCTGCGAAGCCCGCCGCGACCCTGAGCATCAGTGGAAAGCCTTGCTGGTGACCGCGTCGCTGGACGGCTTCGATGAAATCGAAAACTGGTACGCCGCGGGCGGCCGTGAGCAATACGGCGAAGAGGTGCATGAGCGTCTGCTTCAAGAGTTGGCGCAAACCCTGGCGCGTATGCACAAAGGTCGCTGGCAGCACGGTTGCCTCTACATCAAGCACATTTTCGTCAGGGTCAGCGGCGAGGGCGATGCGGTCACTGTTGAAGTGGCTCTGCTGGACTTCGAGAAATGCCGCCTACGCCTGACCGCTCGTCAGGCTGCTTCCCATGACATGCTGCAACTGCGGCGCCATTCGTCGTGGAATGCTTCCGACTGGCAAAAACTCAGCTACTTTTACGAGACGGCGTTTGGCAGCGCTATCAAAGGTTTAAGCTGA
- a CDS encoding MGMT family protein: MRRTALYLTLAQVPEGCVVSYGELAHLAGLGRAARWVGRTLSQLPDGSKLPWHRVVAAGGRISLPVGSPSGDEQRARLRSEGVRILNNRVDIQRHGWRPVEHSG, encoded by the coding sequence ATGCGTCGAACCGCGCTGTACTTGACCCTGGCCCAAGTGCCCGAGGGATGTGTGGTGAGTTATGGCGAACTGGCCCACCTGGCGGGACTTGGCCGGGCCGCCCGCTGGGTCGGGCGCACCCTCAGCCAGCTTCCCGACGGCTCGAAACTGCCCTGGCACCGGGTGGTGGCCGCCGGCGGTCGGATAAGTCTGCCAGTGGGCAGCCCGTCGGGCGATGAGCAACGTGCACGTTTACGCAGCGAAGGTGTGCGTATCCTGAACAATCGCGTTGATATTCAGCGCCATGGCTGGCGCCCGGTAGAGCACAGCGGTTAG
- a CDS encoding DUF481 domain-containing protein — protein MLSRTLLCVAVFAASTPLLADTVWLKNGDRLTGKIKVFDGGKLLIQTEYAGAIPVDWEQVKTLESDQELLVKQDAYIGEKAKSLQAAEDGKVILANGEVPKTVELASIQQIIKPKPVIEDLVWKGNVDVALDYKRAEKDTDDYDVDFKTSARHGKWRHTAEGEYNRVFQNDVVTTDNWSAEYALDRFITDQWFWQGRLTYKRDKVEDLSRQRTVGTGPGYQFWDDELGAFSLGSLLNRTDYEYQDGGKDNFYSLAMKWDYNRYLIGKTVEFFTNGELGKPLDGPAHYSLDAEMGLRYKVTEWASLNLKAERDIVSGGSDSDLSKTRYTAGFGVAW, from the coding sequence ATGTTGTCCAGAACCCTGCTTTGCGTCGCTGTATTCGCTGCTTCTACACCCTTGCTGGCTGATACCGTCTGGTTGAAAAACGGAGATCGCCTGACCGGCAAGATCAAGGTTTTCGACGGCGGCAAACTCCTGATCCAGACCGAATACGCCGGCGCCATCCCGGTGGACTGGGAACAGGTAAAAACTCTTGAAAGCGACCAGGAATTGTTGGTCAAGCAAGACGCCTACATCGGTGAGAAAGCCAAGTCGCTGCAGGCGGCCGAGGATGGCAAGGTGATCCTGGCCAATGGTGAGGTCCCAAAAACGGTGGAGTTGGCGAGCATCCAGCAGATTATCAAGCCCAAACCGGTGATCGAAGACCTGGTGTGGAAGGGCAATGTCGATGTGGCGCTGGACTACAAGCGTGCGGAAAAAGACACCGACGACTACGACGTGGACTTCAAGACGTCGGCGCGTCACGGCAAATGGCGGCATACCGCTGAAGGCGAATACAACCGTGTGTTCCAGAATGACGTGGTCACCACCGATAACTGGAGCGCCGAGTACGCCCTGGACCGCTTTATCACCGATCAATGGTTCTGGCAGGGTCGTTTGACCTACAAGCGCGACAAGGTCGAGGACCTGAGTCGCCAGCGCACGGTCGGTACCGGTCCGGGTTATCAATTCTGGGATGACGAACTGGGGGCCTTCTCCCTCGGATCGCTGCTCAATCGCACCGACTATGAATACCAGGATGGCGGCAAGGACAACTTCTATTCCCTGGCGATGAAGTGGGATTACAACCGTTACCTGATCGGCAAGACGGTGGAGTTCTTCACCAATGGCGAATTGGGCAAACCCCTGGACGGCCCCGCTCACTACTCCCTCGATGCGGAAATGGGCTTGCGCTATAAAGTCACCGAGTGGGCCTCGCTCAACCTCAAGGCCGAGCGCGATATTGTCAGTGGCGGCTCGGACAGCGATTTGAGCAAGACCCGCTACACCGCAGGTTTTGGTGTGGCCTGGTAA
- a CDS encoding HugZ family protein: protein MSAHVAKNARELLLKEYRGALSTLSKAMPGFPFGSVVPYCLDEEGRPLILISRIAQHTHNLQKDPKCSLLIGEREAEDVQAVGRLTYLAEAEKLEGEAAIAAAAERYYRYFPESANYHKAHDFDFWLLKPVRHRYIGGFGAIHWLDQLTLANPFAGKAESSMIEHMNSDHAKAIAHYVALAGLPTFEPARLVGIDSEGMHLRIGQGLHWLPFADTCNTPTQVREALVFLAHAETWPKKATV from the coding sequence TTGAGCGCGCACGTTGCCAAGAATGCCCGAGAACTACTGCTCAAGGAGTATCGTGGAGCGCTCTCCACGCTGTCCAAGGCCATGCCCGGCTTTCCCTTTGGCTCGGTAGTGCCGTACTGCCTGGACGAAGAAGGGCGGCCATTGATCCTGATCAGCCGGATTGCCCAGCACACCCACAACTTGCAAAAGGACCCCAAATGCTCATTGCTGATCGGTGAGCGCGAAGCCGAGGATGTGCAGGCCGTGGGGCGCCTGACCTACCTCGCCGAAGCCGAGAAACTTGAGGGTGAGGCTGCCATCGCCGCTGCTGCAGAACGGTACTACCGCTATTTCCCGGAGTCGGCGAATTACCACAAGGCCCACGATTTCGACTTCTGGCTCCTCAAGCCAGTCCGTCACCGCTATATCGGCGGCTTCGGCGCGATCCACTGGCTCGATCAATTGACCCTGGCCAATCCGTTCGCCGGTAAAGCCGAGTCGAGCATGATTGAACACATGAACAGCGATCACGCCAAGGCCATCGCCCACTACGTCGCGTTGGCCGGTTTACCGACGTTCGAGCCAGCCCGGCTGGTCGGTATCGACAGCGAAGGCATGCACCTGCGCATTGGCCAAGGCCTGCACTGGCTACCTTTTGCCGACACTTGCAATACGCCGACACAAGTGCGAGAAGCCTTGGTTTTCCTGGCTCACGCCGAGACATGGCCGAAAAAAGCCACGGTTTAA
- the colR gene encoding two-component system response regulator ColR codes for MRILLVEDNRDILANLADYLGMKGYTVDCAQDGLSGLHLAATEHYDLIVLDIMLPGIDGYTLCKRLREDARRDTPVIMLTARDQLDDRLQGFKSGADDYLLKPFALSELAARIEAVMRRAQGGGRRALQVGDLTYDLDTLEVTREGRLLKLNPVGLKLLAVLMQKSPHVLRREILEEALWGDDCPDSDSLRSHVHQLRQVIDKPFAKPLLQTVHGVGYRLAEGRDGV; via the coding sequence ATGCGAATTCTACTGGTTGAAGACAACCGCGATATTCTGGCCAACCTGGCCGATTACCTGGGGATGAAGGGGTATACCGTCGATTGTGCGCAGGACGGTTTGTCAGGGCTGCATCTGGCGGCCACCGAACATTACGACTTGATCGTTCTCGACATCATGCTGCCGGGCATCGATGGCTACACCCTGTGCAAACGCCTGCGCGAAGATGCGCGGCGGGATACGCCGGTCATCATGCTGACGGCGCGTGATCAATTGGACGACCGCCTGCAAGGCTTCAAATCCGGCGCCGACGACTATCTGCTCAAACCGTTCGCGCTGTCGGAGCTGGCCGCACGCATCGAGGCGGTGATGCGCCGTGCGCAGGGCGGCGGTCGTCGCGCGCTGCAAGTCGGCGACCTGACTTACGACCTAGACACCCTGGAAGTGACCCGCGAAGGGCGCCTGCTCAAACTCAACCCGGTGGGCCTGAAGCTGCTGGCGGTGCTGATGCAGAAAAGTCCGCATGTGCTGCGTCGCGAGATTCTCGAAGAAGCGTTGTGGGGTGATGACTGTCCGGACAGCGACAGTCTGCGCAGCCACGTTCACCAATTGCGCCAGGTGATCGACAAGCCCTTTGCCAAGCCGCTGTTGCAGACGGTGCATGGCGTGGGATATCGCTTGGCCGAGGGTCGAGATGGAGTTTAA
- a CDS encoding FxsA family protein, whose amino-acid sequence MRPFLLLFLLFPVLELFVFVKVSGAIGFFPALLLVILGSMLGVFVLRIAGLATALRARESLNRGELPAQTMLEGLMMALGGGLLILPGFVSDVLGLILLLPVTRRFLAGKMRQRAEEAAIRQRAFADDLQPRGGPAPRQPLEREGDVIEGEFEHRDSK is encoded by the coding sequence ATGCGCCCTTTTTTATTGCTCTTTCTGCTGTTCCCAGTGTTGGAGCTGTTCGTATTCGTCAAGGTCAGCGGGGCTATCGGGTTTTTCCCGGCGCTGCTGCTGGTTATTCTGGGCTCGATGCTCGGCGTGTTCGTATTGCGTATCGCCGGCCTGGCCACCGCACTGCGCGCCCGTGAAAGCTTGAACCGTGGCGAGTTGCCTGCCCAGACCATGCTCGAAGGCCTGATGATGGCCTTGGGTGGCGGTCTGTTGATCCTGCCGGGTTTCGTCAGCGATGTGCTCGGCCTGATTCTGCTGTTGCCTGTTACCCGCCGCTTTCTGGCCGGCAAGATGCGTCAACGGGCCGAAGAAGCGGCGATCCGCCAGCGGGCGTTTGCCGATGATTTGCAACCCCGCGGCGGCCCGGCGCCTCGTCAACCGCTTGAACGCGAGGGGGACGTGATCGAAGGCGAGTTCGAACACCGCGACTCCAAATAA